One stretch of Streptomyces sp. A2-16 DNA includes these proteins:
- a CDS encoding NtaA/DmoA family FMN-dependent monooxygenase (This protein belongs to a clade of FMN-dependent monooxygenases, within a broader family of flavin-dependent oxidoreductases, the luciferase-like monooxygenase (LMM) family, some of whose members use coenzyme F420 rather than FMN.) — protein MSKPLKQIHLAAHFPGVNNTTVWSDPEAGSHIEFSSFAHFAKTAERAKFDFLFLAEGLRLREQDGKIYDLDVVGRPDTFTVLAALAAVTEHLGLTGTINSTFNEPYEVARQFASLDHLSGGRSAWNVVTSWDAFTGENFRRGGFLPQEERYSRAKEFLATTQELFDSWHGDEILADQASGVFLRDAKAGSFVHNGQHFDIHGQFNVPRSPQGRPVVFQAGDSEEGREFAASGADAIFSRYATLKEGQAFYTDVKNRLAKYGRRHDQLLILPAASFALADTDAEAEELARIVRRRQVSGATALKHLEFVWNRDLSSYDPDGPLPEIDPLVSEEHISRGRAQVRMYRDPLATAREWRELAAANKWSIRDLVIHTGNRQNFIGSPETIARTINEYVQADASDGFILVPHITPTGLDAFADKVVPLLQEQGVFRTDYEGPTLRHHLGLAHPDDTRGEERVA, from the coding sequence ATGTCCAAGCCCCTGAAGCAGATCCACCTGGCCGCCCACTTCCCCGGCGTCAACAACACCACCGTGTGGAGCGACCCCGAGGCCGGCAGCCACATCGAGTTCAGCTCCTTCGCGCACTTCGCGAAGACGGCCGAACGCGCCAAGTTCGACTTCCTGTTCCTCGCCGAGGGCCTGCGTCTGCGCGAACAGGACGGCAAGATCTACGACTTGGACGTGGTCGGCCGCCCCGACACCTTCACCGTCCTCGCCGCCCTGGCCGCGGTCACCGAACACCTGGGCCTGACCGGCACCATCAACTCCACGTTCAACGAGCCCTACGAGGTGGCCCGCCAGTTCGCCAGCCTCGACCATCTCTCCGGCGGCCGCTCCGCCTGGAACGTCGTCACCTCCTGGGACGCCTTCACCGGCGAGAACTTCCGTCGTGGCGGCTTCCTGCCGCAGGAGGAGCGATACTCCCGCGCCAAGGAGTTCCTCGCCACCACCCAGGAGCTCTTCGACTCCTGGCACGGCGACGAGATCCTCGCCGACCAGGCCTCGGGCGTCTTTCTCCGGGACGCGAAGGCCGGCTCCTTCGTCCACAACGGGCAGCACTTCGACATCCACGGCCAGTTCAACGTCCCGCGCTCCCCGCAGGGCCGCCCGGTGGTCTTCCAGGCCGGAGACTCCGAGGAAGGACGCGAGTTCGCCGCGTCCGGTGCCGACGCGATCTTCAGCCGGTACGCCACCCTCAAGGAGGGCCAGGCCTTCTACACCGACGTCAAGAACCGCCTCGCCAAGTACGGCCGCCGCCACGACCAGTTGCTCATCCTGCCCGCCGCCTCCTTCGCCCTCGCCGACACCGACGCCGAGGCCGAGGAACTGGCCCGGATCGTCCGACGCCGGCAGGTCAGCGGGGCCACCGCGCTCAAGCACCTGGAGTTCGTCTGGAACAGGGACCTCTCGTCGTACGACCCGGACGGGCCGCTGCCCGAGATCGACCCGCTGGTGAGCGAGGAGCACATCTCCCGGGGCCGCGCCCAGGTCCGCATGTACCGCGACCCGCTGGCCACCGCCCGCGAGTGGCGCGAACTGGCCGCCGCCAACAAGTGGTCCATCCGCGACCTGGTCATCCACACCGGCAACCGGCAGAACTTCATCGGCTCTCCGGAGACGATCGCCCGCACCATCAACGAGTACGTCCAGGCCGACGCGAGCGACGGATTCATCCTGGTCCCGCACATCACCCCGACCGGCCTCGACGCCTTCGCCGACAAGGTCGTCCCGCTCCTGCAGGAACAGGGCGTCTTCCGCACCGACTACGAGGGCCCGACCCTGCGCCACCACCTCGGCCTCGCGCACCCCGACGACACCCGGGGCGAGGAGCGGGTGGCCTGA
- a CDS encoding M12 family metallopeptidase, whose product MTARYCSLAQQSAPVYAPGLAAERLSALIGGSRMWVNSTVLHYCFFDGDTDGSVIPVPGTGQSRRVSWVGAKEQRDVVRECFKEWQDLGIGVRFAEVGDRSEAELRIGFQLGDGSWSAVGRDALLVGLNDRTMNFGWDLTAPGERGTALHEIGHALGMLHEHQSPFAGLHWDDEAVYADLAGPPNFWSRDRTFFNILRKLHPDEVNGSVWDPQSIMEFPFEAGQILEPEQFRAGLNPPGTLSAADKEYVLRWYPPTEQVRPPELVPFRSVPLGLGPGEQADFTVEPPETREYTVGTFGDGDTVVVVFEERDGEARYLNGHDDGGTPHNATLKARLVKGRRYFVRVRLYSAWGSGETAVMCW is encoded by the coding sequence ATGACCGCACGCTACTGCTCCCTCGCGCAGCAGTCGGCTCCGGTGTACGCGCCGGGGCTGGCCGCCGAGCGGCTGAGTGCGCTCATCGGCGGCAGCCGGATGTGGGTCAACAGCACGGTCCTGCACTACTGCTTCTTCGACGGCGACACCGACGGTTCGGTCATTCCGGTTCCGGGGACCGGGCAGTCCCGTCGGGTGTCGTGGGTCGGCGCCAAGGAGCAGCGGGACGTGGTGCGCGAGTGCTTCAAGGAATGGCAGGACCTCGGCATCGGGGTGCGGTTCGCCGAGGTCGGTGACCGTTCGGAGGCAGAACTGCGGATCGGATTCCAACTGGGGGACGGTTCCTGGTCGGCGGTGGGCAGGGACGCGCTCCTCGTCGGTCTGAACGATCGCACCATGAACTTCGGCTGGGACCTGACCGCGCCCGGGGAGCGCGGGACGGCCCTGCACGAGATCGGGCACGCGCTCGGCATGCTGCACGAGCACCAGAGTCCGTTCGCCGGGCTCCACTGGGACGACGAGGCCGTGTACGCCGATCTGGCGGGTCCGCCGAACTTCTGGAGCCGGGACCGGACGTTCTTCAACATCCTGCGCAAGCTGCACCCGGACGAGGTCAACGGCTCCGTCTGGGACCCGCAGTCGATCATGGAGTTTCCCTTCGAGGCGGGGCAGATCCTGGAGCCCGAGCAGTTCCGCGCGGGGCTCAACCCGCCCGGCACGCTGTCGGCCGCCGACAAGGAGTACGTCCTGCGCTGGTACCCGCCGACCGAGCAGGTCCGGCCGCCGGAGCTGGTGCCCTTCCGGTCCGTGCCGCTCGGGCTCGGTCCGGGTGAGCAGGCCGACTTCACCGTGGAACCGCCGGAGACCCGCGAGTACACGGTGGGCACCTTCGGCGACGGCGACACCGTCGTCGTGGTCTTCGAGGAACGGGACGGAGAAGCCCGCTACCTCAACGGCCACGACGACGGAGGCACTCCGCACAACGCAACACTCAAGGCCCGTCTCGTGAAGGGCCGCCGCTACTTCGTCCGTGTGCGCCTGTACTCCGCGTGGGGTTCGGGGGAAACCGCGGTCATGTGCTGGTGA
- a CDS encoding LuxR family transcriptional regulator has translation MTFERDAKTLELPWPFTGREDELELIRRSVAGGRHGIVVTGPAGQGKTRLVTEAVRGTDCARVAGTPETRTLPFAAFAHLLPETVSLHHAVQLLSGVRLLLVDDAHLLDDASAALVHQLAVHGRTRLLVVATEGPRAPGAISRLWTGELLPRLALEPLPREEMAQLLAAGAGGLDVLTVNRLHRLCRGDLRLLRELVDAVRGRGLLRRVPGAGEWEWRGPVPVTATLRERTAHLLDRSGPGERETLDRLAFGEPLPMDADTLDLDALEGLEADGLVHVDEQGAARLAHPLHGPVLRAAAGRLRARRLSSTPSDRTAALESETAALTRAIAETDVRAVPAPVGEWLVDEGLGVPARHAAVRARFARLRGELREAAAWAREGLRAAADDLACGLELTLAAAQSGDAEGIADGGPVVPGAGYREGRLTSTGTASGTSRPAGDPPRPHGAANSPEAAGGSAATWWAAAHGDLDAALGAVGAEPYDAVRLGAPDRAEGRLTGVFAEHADALARGDGAALDRAAHTLEERGFLLFAAEAYAQAVRAHRDPGAARTSRTRAVALARRCQGARTPALSGLVLGELTARQRQIVTLAATGLSNRQIAEKLTLSVRTVGNHLYSAYARLGASDRDALPCLVELPEAQPA, from the coding sequence ATGACTTTCGAACGGGACGCGAAGACCCTGGAACTGCCCTGGCCGTTCACCGGGCGGGAGGACGAACTCGAGCTGATCCGCCGGTCCGTGGCCGGGGGACGGCACGGCATCGTCGTGACAGGGCCCGCGGGCCAGGGCAAGACCCGGCTCGTCACGGAGGCCGTGCGCGGCACGGACTGCGCCAGGGTGGCGGGCACGCCCGAGACCCGCACCCTCCCGTTCGCCGCCTTCGCGCACCTCCTGCCGGAGACCGTGTCCCTGCATCACGCGGTCCAACTGCTCTCCGGTGTACGGCTGTTGCTGGTCGACGACGCCCACCTGCTGGACGACGCCTCGGCGGCCCTGGTCCACCAGCTCGCCGTGCACGGCCGCACCCGGCTCCTGGTCGTCGCCACCGAGGGCCCGCGGGCGCCGGGCGCGATCTCCCGACTGTGGACCGGGGAACTCCTGCCGCGGCTGGCCCTGGAACCGCTGCCCCGCGAGGAGATGGCGCAGCTGCTCGCGGCCGGCGCCGGCGGCCTCGACGTCCTCACCGTCAACCGGCTGCACCGCCTGTGCCGGGGCGATCTCCGGCTGCTGCGCGAGCTGGTGGACGCGGTGCGCGGGCGCGGACTGCTGCGCCGGGTCCCGGGCGCGGGCGAGTGGGAGTGGCGCGGCCCGGTGCCGGTCACCGCGACCCTGCGCGAGCGCACCGCGCACCTCCTCGACCGCTCCGGTCCCGGCGAGCGCGAGACCCTGGACCGCCTGGCCTTCGGCGAGCCGCTCCCGATGGACGCCGACACGCTCGACCTGGACGCGCTCGAAGGCCTGGAGGCCGACGGCCTGGTCCACGTCGACGAACAGGGCGCCGCCCGCCTCGCCCACCCCCTCCACGGCCCGGTGCTGCGGGCGGCCGCGGGACGCCTGAGGGCCCGCCGCCTGTCCAGCACCCCGTCCGACCGCACGGCCGCCCTGGAGTCCGAGACGGCCGCCCTGACCCGGGCGATCGCCGAGACGGACGTACGGGCCGTACCGGCCCCGGTGGGGGAGTGGCTCGTGGACGAGGGCCTCGGAGTGCCGGCCCGGCACGCCGCCGTACGAGCACGGTTCGCGCGTCTGCGGGGGGAGCTGCGGGAGGCCGCGGCCTGGGCGAGGGAGGGACTGCGGGCCGCTGCCGACGACCTGGCCTGCGGTCTCGAACTCACCCTGGCCGCGGCGCAGTCGGGGGACGCCGAAGGGATCGCCGACGGGGGACCGGTGGTACCCGGGGCCGGGTACCGCGAGGGCCGACTCACCTCGACCGGAACCGCATCCGGCACCTCGCGACCCGCCGGTGACCCACCTCGCCCTCACGGCGCGGCCAACTCGCCGGAGGCCGCGGGCGGTTCGGCGGCCACCTGGTGGGCCGCCGCCCACGGCGACCTCGACGCGGCGCTCGGCGCGGTCGGCGCGGAGCCGTACGACGCCGTCCGGCTCGGCGCACCCGACCGCGCCGAAGGGCGGCTGACCGGAGTCTTCGCCGAGCACGCCGACGCGCTCGCCCGCGGCGACGGAGCCGCCCTCGACCGTGCGGCGCACACCCTGGAGGAGCGCGGTTTCCTGCTCTTCGCGGCGGAGGCGTACGCCCAGGCCGTACGGGCGCACCGCGACCCCGGTGCCGCCCGCACCTCGCGCACCCGTGCCGTCGCCCTGGCCCGCCGCTGCCAGGGCGCCCGCACCCCGGCCCTGTCCGGACTGGTCCTCGGCGAACTCACGGCCCGCCAGCGGCAGATCGTCACCCTCGCGGCCACCGGCCTGAGCAACCGCCAGATCGCGGAGAAGCTCACCCTCTCCGTCCGCACGGTCGGCAACCACCTCTACAGCGCCTACGCCCGCCTCGGCGCGAGCGACCGCGACGCGCTGCCGTGCCTGGTGGAGCTGCCGGAGGCCCAGCCCGCCTGA
- a CDS encoding CHAT domain-containing tetratricopeptide repeat protein, translated as MVFAAPNQALARAEEVLGSEPSPLHASVAHQVIGIWQRDWGDMRIALDHLRRARDLGARSESPDREADALAALGVALVHAGRTRQGLESLERGVAVSSGHTRAQVLFRRAYASWVLGHHREALEDVRRAVPVLRQAGDVIWTARALTLRATVHLALGAVERADADFTAAEALWDTTGQEHDKADAVESRGLAAYRSGDVPAALRLLDEAQERYAKLGTPMFMLTIRRCEVLMAAGLAPEALAEADAAIKVLDGIGGQSTRKAELLLAAARAARHAGDAHTAIARADMAVRLFAGQRRTWWETHARLVLIEARVAAGRGSGRLVADAAAVADRLASFEAPAAPEASLLAGRIALGLGWREDARRHLEVAARSRHSGPPLARMTGWAAQALWARAVGSDRRVLEACRRGLDVLDAHRTTLGASELRARATAQGAELAGLAARTSLASGGPRRLLVWSERWRATVLTAPPTRPPADPALLSDLTAFREIAARAEGARMEGRPVPTLEREQRRLEREIRSRTLHMRGDAPGDGYRFDPGVLLERLGDDVRLVELAVLDGRVQVLLCAQGRVRRFEGGLLADAEREAEHVQSGLRRLAHPGAEARLPVVEAAGRRLEELLLGPAAAQLGSGPVVVVPPGRLHQVPWALLPSLRERVFSVSPSASSWLRARETAPPYGGRQVLVRGPGLASGGAEVPELAGRYGSATVLEHEDARVPRVLEELDGATLAHIAAHGTFRADSPLFSSLRMADGPLIVHDFERLDRSPYRIILSCCDTARFASVGADELLGLVTALLPLGTAGVVACSAPVNDEAVVPLMLALHKGLSAGASMAEALRDARGSLPGDAVHQATGWAFSAFGAA; from the coding sequence ATGGTGTTCGCCGCCCCCAACCAGGCGCTGGCGAGGGCGGAGGAAGTACTCGGCTCGGAGCCCTCACCGCTGCACGCCTCCGTCGCCCACCAGGTCATCGGCATCTGGCAGCGGGACTGGGGCGACATGCGGATCGCCCTGGACCATCTGCGCCGGGCCCGCGATCTCGGCGCGCGCTCGGAGTCGCCCGACCGAGAGGCGGACGCGCTGGCCGCGCTCGGTGTGGCGCTGGTGCACGCGGGGCGCACCCGGCAGGGCCTGGAGTCGCTGGAGCGGGGTGTCGCGGTCAGCAGCGGTCACACCAGAGCACAGGTCCTGTTCCGGCGCGCCTACGCCTCGTGGGTGCTCGGGCATCACCGGGAGGCGCTGGAGGACGTACGGCGGGCGGTGCCGGTGCTGCGGCAGGCGGGCGACGTCATCTGGACGGCGCGGGCGCTGACCCTGCGGGCCACCGTGCATCTGGCGCTCGGGGCGGTCGAGCGGGCGGACGCCGACTTCACGGCGGCCGAGGCCCTGTGGGACACCACGGGCCAGGAGCACGACAAGGCCGACGCGGTGGAGAGCCGGGGCCTTGCCGCGTACCGGTCGGGGGACGTCCCGGCCGCGCTGCGGCTGCTCGACGAGGCGCAGGAGCGGTACGCCAAGCTCGGCACCCCGATGTTCATGCTCACCATCCGGCGCTGCGAGGTCCTGATGGCCGCGGGCCTCGCCCCGGAGGCGCTCGCGGAGGCGGACGCGGCGATCAAGGTGCTCGACGGGATCGGCGGACAGTCCACCCGCAAGGCGGAGCTGCTGCTCGCCGCCGCGCGGGCGGCCCGGCACGCGGGCGACGCGCACACCGCGATCGCGCGCGCCGACATGGCCGTACGGCTGTTCGCGGGGCAGCGGCGCACCTGGTGGGAGACGCATGCCCGGCTGGTGCTGATCGAGGCGCGGGTCGCCGCCGGGCGCGGCTCGGGCCGGCTGGTCGCGGACGCGGCCGCGGTCGCCGACCGGCTGGCCTCCTTCGAGGCGCCGGCCGCCCCTGAGGCCTCGCTGCTGGCGGGCCGGATCGCGCTCGGCCTGGGGTGGCGGGAGGATGCCCGACGGCACCTGGAGGTGGCCGCCCGCAGCCGGCACAGCGGGCCGCCGCTGGCGCGGATGACGGGATGGGCCGCGCAGGCGCTGTGGGCGCGGGCCGTGGGCTCCGACCGGCGGGTGCTGGAAGCCTGTCGCCGCGGCCTGGACGTGCTCGACGCTCACCGTACGACCCTGGGCGCCTCGGAACTGCGGGCGCGGGCCACCGCGCAGGGCGCCGAGCTCGCCGGACTCGCCGCGCGGACCTCGCTCGCCTCGGGCGGGCCGCGGCGGCTGCTGGTGTGGAGCGAGCGCTGGCGGGCCACGGTGCTGACCGCGCCGCCGACCCGCCCGCCGGCCGACCCGGCGCTGCTCAGCGACCTCACCGCCTTCCGCGAGATAGCGGCACGCGCGGAGGGGGCCCGGATGGAGGGCCGGCCGGTGCCGACGCTGGAGCGTGAACAGCGGCGCCTGGAACGGGAGATCCGCTCCCGGACCCTCCACATGCGGGGCGACGCTCCCGGTGACGGCTACCGGTTCGACCCCGGCGTACTGCTGGAACGGCTCGGTGACGACGTACGGCTGGTCGAACTCGCCGTGCTCGACGGGCGGGTTCAGGTGCTGCTGTGCGCGCAGGGAAGGGTGCGGCGGTTCGAGGGCGGGCTGCTGGCCGACGCGGAGCGCGAGGCCGAGCATGTCCAGTCGGGGCTCCGACGGCTGGCCCACCCGGGGGCGGAGGCCCGCCTGCCGGTGGTGGAGGCGGCGGGGCGGCGCCTGGAGGAGCTGCTGCTCGGGCCGGCCGCCGCGCAGCTCGGCTCCGGACCGGTCGTGGTGGTGCCGCCAGGGCGGCTGCACCAGGTGCCGTGGGCACTGCTGCCCTCGCTGCGGGAGCGGGTGTTCAGCGTGTCGCCGTCGGCGAGCAGCTGGCTGCGTGCGCGGGAGACCGCGCCACCGTACGGCGGACGTCAGGTGCTCGTCCGCGGGCCGGGCCTCGCGAGCGGGGGCGCCGAGGTGCCCGAACTGGCCGGACGGTACGGCTCCGCGACCGTCCTGGAGCACGAGGACGCGCGTGTGCCGCGGGTGTTGGAGGAACTGGACGGGGCGACGCTGGCGCACATCGCCGCGCACGGCACGTTCCGTGCGGACAGCCCGCTGTTCTCGTCCCTGCGGATGGCCGACGGGCCGCTCATCGTCCACGACTTCGAGCGCCTCGACCGCAGCCCGTACCGGATCATCCTGTCCTGCTGCGACACCGCCCGGTTCGCCTCGGTCGGCGCGGACGAGCTGCTCGGCCTGGTCACCGCGCTGCTGCCGCTGGGCACGGCGGGCGTGGTGGCCTGCAGTGCGCCGGTCAACGACGAGGCGGTGGTGCCCCTGATGCTCGCGCTGCACAAGGGTCTCAGCGCGGGGGCGTCGATGGCGGAGGCGCTGCGTGACGCGCGGGGCTCGCTGCCGGGGGACGCGGTGCATCAGGCGACGGGATGGGCGTTCTCGGCGTTCGGGGCGGCGTGA
- a CDS encoding S8/S53 family peptidase, which produces MAPQRFHEQFDQIQRSMPDVPLALGPDDASEFIYEKGVVLARDGRDAALVEQTVRSHFTEATGLTGDYVQRDSPETNRSGITRIKVGDPGHGDRRGDRAVTHALRALSEREGRAGRRMVSRNHVVSIAVNSCPGDEPVPASLSQGTNPAPGEAGHDAGTAVGVLVVDNGLTHDHALVPLLAHVDGDLHGTETDPAGNLLQYVGHGTFIAGVLAAVAPNTDITVRSTLNDAGAILESELGEKLFDAVDGGWPDIISLSAGTSNGRTDGLLGMDAFMEELRAHDTLLVAAAGNNASASPFWPAAYADLPDYRDVVLSVGALRGDGEFGACFSNHGSWVKVYAPGERLTSTLTGFDAPVPYLYQHSTYEACRYGFTYVCTCQSPSHVGVLSEDGTVAKPDQVMFEGYAHWSGTSFATPVVAGLVAAHMTANKETDPRAARRQLLAANTQFAEVRGAHVPALRPAGWRPVPVVQRPVGT; this is translated from the coding sequence ATGGCACCTCAGCGATTCCACGAGCAGTTCGACCAGATCCAGCGTTCCATGCCCGACGTCCCGCTGGCCCTCGGCCCCGACGACGCCTCGGAGTTCATCTACGAGAAGGGCGTCGTCCTCGCCCGCGACGGGCGCGACGCGGCGCTCGTCGAGCAGACCGTGCGCAGCCACTTCACCGAGGCGACCGGTCTGACCGGCGACTACGTGCAGCGGGACAGCCCCGAGACCAACCGCTCGGGCATCACCCGCATCAAGGTCGGCGACCCGGGCCACGGCGACCGGCGCGGCGACCGTGCCGTCACCCACGCCCTGCGCGCCCTGAGCGAACGCGAGGGACGCGCCGGACGCCGCATGGTCAGCCGCAACCACGTGGTGTCGATCGCGGTCAACTCCTGCCCGGGCGACGAGCCGGTTCCCGCCTCGCTCAGCCAGGGCACCAACCCGGCCCCCGGGGAGGCGGGCCACGACGCCGGCACCGCCGTGGGCGTCCTCGTCGTCGACAACGGCCTCACCCACGACCACGCGCTCGTCCCGCTGCTCGCCCACGTCGACGGCGACCTGCACGGCACCGAGACCGACCCGGCCGGAAACCTCCTCCAGTACGTCGGGCACGGCACGTTCATCGCCGGAGTCCTCGCGGCCGTCGCGCCCAACACCGACATCACGGTCCGCAGCACCCTCAACGACGCGGGCGCCATCCTGGAGTCCGAGCTCGGCGAGAAGCTCTTCGATGCCGTCGACGGCGGCTGGCCCGACATCATCAGCCTCTCCGCGGGCACCTCCAACGGCCGCACCGACGGCCTGCTCGGCATGGACGCCTTCATGGAGGAACTGCGCGCCCACGACACCCTGTTGGTCGCCGCGGCCGGCAACAACGCCAGCGCCAGCCCCTTCTGGCCCGCCGCCTACGCCGACCTGCCCGACTACCGGGACGTCGTCCTGTCGGTCGGCGCCCTGCGCGGCGACGGCGAGTTCGGCGCCTGCTTCAGCAACCACGGCTCCTGGGTGAAGGTCTACGCCCCCGGCGAGCGTCTCACCAGCACCCTCACCGGCTTCGACGCCCCCGTGCCGTACCTGTACCAGCACTCCACGTACGAGGCCTGCCGGTACGGCTTCACCTACGTGTGCACCTGCCAGTCCCCTTCCCACGTCGGCGTGTTGAGCGAGGACGGCACGGTCGCGAAGCCGGACCAGGTGATGTTCGAGGGCTACGCGCACTGGAGCGGCACCTCCTTCGCCACTCCGGTCGTCGCAGGGCTGGTCGCCGCCCACATGACCGCGAACAAGGAGACCGACCCGCGCGCGGCCCGGCGGCAACTGCTCGCCGCCAACACCCAGTTCGCCGAAGTGCGCGGGGCGCATGTACCGGCGCTGCGGCCCGCCGGCTGGCGCCCGGTGCCGGTCGTGCAGCGTCCGGTCGGCACATGA
- a CDS encoding sigma-70 family RNA polymerase sigma factor — translation MDRADVGALVQSAVDGDAAAWKALVEGLSPLVWAVVRAHRLSDADAHEVYQTVWFRFAQHLGRIREPDKAKSWLASTARHECLKVLKSLRRLTVTDDPQLLDRISEDRTPEQSFIDSEEAAAQSERVRYLWQEFEELGERCRQLLRILMASPKPGYQEVSAALGIAVGSIGPLRQRCLRRLRARLEARGAM, via the coding sequence GTGGACCGAGCAGATGTCGGTGCGCTGGTCCAGTCCGCCGTCGACGGCGACGCGGCGGCCTGGAAGGCGCTCGTGGAAGGACTGAGCCCACTGGTGTGGGCGGTTGTGCGCGCGCACCGGCTCTCCGACGCCGACGCGCACGAGGTGTACCAGACCGTGTGGTTCCGCTTCGCCCAGCACCTCGGGCGGATCCGCGAACCCGACAAGGCCAAGTCCTGGCTGGCGAGCACCGCGCGCCACGAGTGCCTGAAGGTGCTCAAGAGTTTAAGGCGGCTGACCGTCACGGACGATCCGCAGCTCTTGGACCGGATCAGCGAGGACCGTACGCCCGAGCAGTCGTTCATCGACTCCGAGGAGGCCGCCGCCCAGAGCGAGCGGGTGCGGTACCTGTGGCAGGAGTTCGAGGAACTCGGTGAGCGCTGCCGTCAGTTGCTGCGCATCCTGATGGCCTCGCCGAAGCCGGGCTACCAGGAGGTGTCCGCCGCCCTCGGCATCGCGGTGGGCAGCATCGGACCACTGCGCCAGCGCTGCCTCAGGCGGCTGCGGGCACGGCTGGAAGCCCGGGGGGCGATGTGA
- a CDS encoding cytochrome P450: MTEETTTLAEQAPPPVREWPPLDLAGTEFDPVLAELMREGPLSRIRLPHGEGWAWLATRYADVRAITNDPRFSREEVTHRQVTRLAPHFKPRPGSLAFADQPDHNRLRKVVAGAFTVAATKRLRPRAQEMLDGLVDGLVQDGPPADLVERVLEPFPISVVSEVMGVPAADREQVHAWTRRIISTSGGAEAAEKAKNGLYGWITETVRARALSSGDDVYSLLGAAVRRGEISETEAVGLAGPLQIGGEAVTHNCGQMLYLLLTRPELMDRMRHQPEARGTVLDELLRHIPHRTSVGLARIALEDVDLHGCGIRAGDAVYVSYLAANRDPEVFPDPDRIDPDREPNPHLAFGNGPHYCTGAVLARLQTELLVDTLLDRLPGLRLAVAADEVVWRRKTMIRGPQTLPVTW, translated from the coding sequence ATGACCGAGGAGACCACCACGCTGGCAGAGCAGGCCCCGCCCCCGGTGCGGGAGTGGCCGCCGCTCGACCTGGCCGGGACCGAGTTCGACCCGGTGCTCGCCGAGCTGATGCGCGAGGGGCCGCTGAGCCGGATCCGGCTGCCGCACGGCGAGGGCTGGGCGTGGCTGGCCACCCGTTACGCGGATGTCAGGGCGATCACCAATGATCCGCGGTTCAGCCGCGAAGAGGTGACCCATCGTCAGGTGACTCGGCTGGCTCCGCACTTCAAGCCGCGTCCCGGTTCGCTCGCCTTCGCCGACCAGCCCGACCACAACCGGCTGCGCAAGGTGGTCGCCGGGGCGTTCACCGTGGCGGCGACGAAGCGGCTGCGGCCCAGGGCGCAGGAGATGCTGGACGGCCTGGTCGACGGTCTCGTACAGGACGGGCCGCCCGCGGATCTCGTCGAGCGCGTCCTCGAACCCTTCCCGATCTCCGTCGTCAGCGAGGTCATGGGCGTACCCGCCGCCGACCGCGAGCAGGTGCACGCCTGGACCCGGCGGATCATCTCCACCTCCGGCGGCGCCGAGGCCGCGGAGAAGGCCAAGAACGGGCTGTACGGCTGGATCACAGAGACCGTCCGGGCCCGTGCCCTCAGCAGCGGTGACGACGTGTACTCGCTGCTCGGGGCCGCCGTGCGCCGGGGTGAGATCAGCGAGACGGAGGCGGTGGGGCTAGCGGGTCCGCTCCAGATCGGCGGCGAGGCCGTCACCCACAACTGCGGCCAGATGCTGTACCTGTTGCTGACCCGGCCCGAGCTGATGGACCGCATGCGTCATCAGCCGGAGGCCCGTGGCACCGTGCTCGACGAGCTGCTGCGGCACATTCCGCACCGCACCTCGGTGGGCCTGGCCCGTATCGCCCTGGAGGACGTCGACCTGCACGGATGCGGGATCCGCGCGGGCGACGCGGTGTACGTCTCCTACCTGGCCGCCAACCGCGACCCTGAGGTCTTCCCGGACCCGGACCGCATCGACCCGGACCGGGAGCCCAACCCGCACCTGGCCTTCGGCAACGGCCCGCACTACTGCACGGGCGCGGTGCTCGCCCGGCTCCAGACCGAGCTCCTGGTCGACACGTTGCTCGACCGGCTGCCGGGGTTGCGGCTCGCGGTTGCGGCCGACGAGGTCGTCTGGCGCCGGAAGACGATGATCCGCGGACCGCAGACCCTGCCCGTCACCTGGTGA